In Drosophila suzukii chromosome Y, CBGP_Dsuzu_IsoJpt1.0, whole genome shotgun sequence, the following proteins share a genomic window:
- the LOC139353632 gene encoding activity-regulated cytoskeleton-associated protein-like: protein MSAATLAEKLKNWGITFDGTTDPITFIQHLEERATAHEVDVEKMPQAIPGLLTDTAEHWFRTSQLLGKSWTNFKKAFLDFFLPPRYFQRLEDEIRTRDQRRGETFKQYLVNIRLMMHRAGYNAEQKLDRIYENLQPEYHMYARRHDFTTLEQLTTLAVNYEVTRDRSTGSHARMLAEPQPAPRRNEYEIPAYA from the coding sequence ATGTCCGCAGCCACGCTAGCGGAAAAGCTGAAGAATTGGGGAATCACTTTTGACGGGACCACGGACCCCATAACCTTCATCCAACACCTCGAGGAACGAGCCACCGCACACGAAGTTGACGTGGAGAAGATGCCGCAGGCCATCCCTGGTCTTTTGACGGATACAGCTGAGCACTGGTTTCGGACAAGCCAGCTGCTAGGAAAATCTTGGACGAACTTCAAGAAGGCGTTTCTTGActtctttctgccacccagGTACTTTCAGCGACTCGAGGATGAGATCCGCACCAGAGATCAGCGACGGGGAGAGACTTTCAAACAATACCTAGTCAACATCAGACTCATGATGCACAGAGCGGGGTATAATGCGGAGCAGAAGTTGGACCGGATCTATGAAAATCTCCAACCGGAGTACCACATGTACGCAAGGAGGCACGACTTCACCACTTTGGAGCAACTTACCACTTTAGCGGTAAATTACGAGGTCACCCGCGATCGGAGCACAGGAAGCCATGCCAGAATGTTGGCCGAACCACAACCAGCGCCTAGAAGGAACGAGTACGAGATCCCAGCGTATGCATAG
- the LOC139353633 gene encoding ELKS/Rab6-interacting/CAST family member 1-like: MDLRSWRKVLIQWVIECRFTEHNFITLEQSDIDAFFSIYVQKAQVAPVEEENVLPTQPGEHRSPLQNFLRDHYPEFSAHIDGRGQLVTADYVICKKLPDLVQTCIANFFGQTLEQQLTRQFLRQSMNNLRTRELHGVRAQLEVVSYEKTMLEEQQTKKEDLIIEMLDNTDGARGSMLSSLSSAFSCSFSRSCLSTTELSRFSGVVFGDRGQLSKSEDAFRTSQMSAPLTPRTELLEQRTRELRGVRAQLEVVSYEKTMLEGQQADEDLIKTLNKENMMAKSQLAKLKNAVQNGENADNVLNEFDHLKRSLMKESSQKEAIIAETNDKLQDLRAEKSELVEQLEQRLEESSLKRDKQELDRCLQEAREELHNRREVLNASSDLLNCSLSPNTTPENLHSSVVDKQLREKEHENAELRKELQKQNAILLELSESVACFVEKHSIEPDPLAPSMLSSISMIRSSFSVCCSSSMVFS; the protein is encoded by the exons ATGGACCTGCGCAGCTGGCGTAAGGTCCTTATCCAGTGG GTCATCGAGTGTCGCTTCACCGAACACAACTTCATCACGCTGGAGCAGTCGGACATCGATGCATTCTTCTCGATCTACGTGCAAAAGGCCCAGGTGGCGCCGGTGGAGGAGGAGAACGTGCTGCCGACCCAGCCCGGGGAGCACCGCTCGCCTTTGCAGAACTTCCTCCGAG ATCATTATCCAGAGTTCAGTGCCCACATAGATGGCCGTGGACAACTTGTGACCGCGGACTACGT CATCTGCAAGAAGCTGCCTGACCTAGTGCAGACTTGCATCGCAAACTTCTTCGGCCAGACATTGGAGCAACAGCTGACGCGCCAATTTCTCCGCCAGTCTATGAACAAT CTGCGCACCCGGGAGCTGCACGGTGTTCGCgcccagctggaggtggtgtcCTACGAGAAGACCATGCTCGAGGAGCAGCAAACGAAGAAGGAGGACCTGATCATAGAAATGCTGGACAACACTGATGGGGCCAGAGGCTCGATGCT CTCTTCCCTCAGCTCGGCGTTCTCGTGCTCCTTCTCGCGCAGCTGCTTGTCGACCACAGAGCTGTCCAGATTCTCGGGCGTGGTGTTCGGGGACAGGGGACAGTTGAGCAAATCCGAGGACGCATTTAGAACCTCAC AAATGTCCGCTCCGCTCACACCCAGAACCGAGCTGCTGGAGCAGCGCACCCGGGAGCTGCGCGGTGTTCGCgcccagctggaggtggtgtcCTACGAGAAGACCATGCTCGAAGGGCAGCAAGCGGACGAGGATCTGATTAAAACGCTAAACAAAG AGAACATGATGGCCAAGAGTCAACTGGCCAAGCTCAAGAACGCCGTCCAGAATGGTGAGAATGCAGACAACGTGCTAAATGAGTTCGATCAT TTGAAGCGAAGCCTGATGAAGGAAAGCAGCCAAAAGGAGGCCATTATAGCCGAGACTAACGATAAGCTACAGGATTTGCGCGCCGAAAAATCCGAGCTTGTCGAGCAG CTGGAACAGCGCCTGGAGGAATCCAGCCTGAAGCGCGACAAACAGGAGCTGGATCGTTGTCTACAGGAAGCGCGCGAGGAGTTACACAACCGACGTGAGGTTCTAAATGCGTCCTCGGATTTGCTCAACTGTTCCCTGTCCCCGAACACCACGCCCGAGAATCTGCACAGCTCTGTGGTCGACAAGCAGCTGCGCGAGAAGGAGCACGAGAACGCCGAGCTGAGGAAAGAGCTGCAGAAGCAGAACGCTATCTTGCTGGAGCTAAGCGAGAGTGTGGCTTGCTTCGTCGAGAAGCACAGCATCGAGCCTGACCCTCTGGCCCCATCAATGTTGTCCAGCATTTCTATGATCAGGTCCTCCTTCTCCGTTTGCTGCTCCTCGAGCATGGTCTTCTCGTAG